One stretch of Ficedula albicollis isolate OC2 chromosome 7, FicAlb1.5, whole genome shotgun sequence DNA includes these proteins:
- the LRRFIP1 gene encoding leucine-rich repeat flightless-interacting protein 1 isoform X12, translating into MDAAADCLSPAAQQQAEARLAAKRAARAEAREIRMKELERQQKEIEERPEKDFEKGARTVSSLSAATLASLGGTSSRRGSGDTSISADTEASIREIKDIYELKDQIQDVEGKYMQGLKELKDSLAEVEEKYKKAMVSNAQLDNEKTNFMYQVDTLKDALLELEEQLAESRRQYEEKSKEFEREKHAHSILQFQFMEIKEALKQREEMLAEIQQLQQKQQSYVREISDLQETIEWKDKKIGALERQKDFFDSIRNERDLLRDEVLVLKEQLKKHGIIPDSDVATNGETSDILDNEGHLDSSRTGTTQALKTGGEGMLGKANEVEMKNEILEDVGKREILQNTEHEEHKEESEEEEVQTLHAAENAQAEQMVEERDALPTVMLPESRCAEQAQSLTEPVSGSTSSNSDSDTDGLRKVTESRGTAAQQPDSTEAEHHDLSARTNESLELGSLQGHQVFETPQEMFCDSSTEQELGEAAPDQEEQEDLKTSHALSDNEMDEGCDSTSESSDVVSNQAGLPEGAVAGLLREEGSVESSTPEEPQHSEESAENKVADLLEEKFVDCTDGRSDKTTGDRAEEEDEVGNTVQGQLRETESVGLEGTEPCERDVPEEPLEKESGEHEAFIPPASSGNSLSAFPEEPSTQGKTADETARAEKDGQKEELMEELEKCSGSAETGEQGVASVEEAGGCIPEGKGSELQQAQPGREVGREVTTQETLSDPSLLDDEVKESELETGDEAGEGQKSRTEWVEDLNAKVEVQASQCSEETAGGTEGGKNVPLEGEVQKVVKEVEGESKEESCLGVTVTTENKASQETLKENEQEVELADQPAGAFASQEGADNALAHKPVQNDNISEQVTLEEAVNNALAQKPVQDDNISEQVKLEEGPDNALAQKPVQDENISEQVTLEEGANNSLAQKPVQDENINEQVKLEEDINNSLAQKSVQDENVSEQVTLEKDINNALAQKPVQDDNISEQVKLEEGPDNALAQKPVQDENISEQVKLEEDINNSLAQKSLQDENVSEQVTLEKDINNALAQKSVQDHNISEQVKLEDQAEESLEDDGDAFDFDEESNQILESDEKWDGEKADTQGEEGDRANGAGHLDKAGERTDKMETKDALTKGEILQYKKDEPEETGCLQGEASRKTDEEADVEEDEIKVSDSSKVGKLQDQDVLEQDLESAFIKRAESREDLQVGRRSKGRSRDDCTIS; encoded by the exons ATTGAGGAAAGGCCAGAAAAAGACTTTGAGAAG gGAGCACGAACCGTCTCAAGTTTATCAGCAGCTACCTTGGCCTCTCTGGGCGGGACTTCTTCACGGAGAGGCAGTGGGGACACCTCCATCTCAGCTGACACAGAGGCATCCATCAGGGAAATCAAG GACATCTATGAGTTAAAGGACCAGATTCAGGATGTAGAAGGCAAATACATGCAGGGGCTGAAAGAACTGAAG GACTCTCTAGCTGAAGTTGAGGAGAAATACAAGAAGGCTATGGTGTCAAATGCTCAGCTGGACAATGAGAAAACCAATTTCATGTACCAAGTGGACACCCTGAAGGATGCACTCTTAGAGTTAGAGGAACAGCTGGCAGAATCCAGGAGGCAATATGAAGAGAAAAGTAAA GAATTTGAGAGGGAGAAGCACGCTCATAGCATATTGCAGTTCCAGTTCATGGAAATCAAAGAGGCTTtgaagcagagagaagaaatgcttgca GAAATCCAACAGCTGCAACAGAAACAGCAGAGCTATGTCAGGGAAATTTCCGATCTTCAGGAGACAATAGAgtggaaagacaaaaaaataggG GCACTAGAGAGGCAGAAAGATTTCTTTGATTCCATAAGGAATGAGCGGGATCTCCTTAGAGACGAAGTGCTTGTGCTGAAGGAGCAACTGAAG AAACATGGAATAATCCCAGACTCTGATGTAGCCACCAACGGGGAGACATCAGACATTCTGGATAACGAAGGACACTTGGATTCATCCCGAACAGGCACCACTCAGGCATTAAAGacaggaggggaggggatgCTAG GCAAAGCCAATGAAGTGGagatgaaaaatgagattttggaggatgtggggaaaagagaaatcttgCAGAATACTGAGCATGAGGAACACAAAGAGGAgtctgaggaggaggaagtaCAGACATTGCATGCTGCTGAAAATGCACAGGCAGAACAAATGGTTGAAGAACGGGACGCCCTGCCAACAGTGATGTTACCAGAGAGTAGGTGTGCAGAGCAAGCCCAAAGCCTCACAGAACCTGTGTCAGGGAGCACTTCTTCaaacagtgacagtgacactgatGGCTTGAGAAAGGTCACAGAGtccaggggcacagcagcccagcagcctgaCAGTACAGAGGCTGAACACCATGACTTGAGTGCAAGGACGAATGAGAGCTTGGAGCTGGGCTCTCTGCAAGGCCACCAGGTTTTTGAGACTCCTCAGGAAATGTTTTGTGACTCAAGTACAGAGCAGGAACTGGGAGAAGCTGCACCCGACCAGGAAGAACAAGAGGATCTTAAAACCAGCCATGCCCTGAGTGATAATGAAATGGATGAAGGATGTGACAGTACCAGTGAGAGCAGTGACGTGGTTTCTAACCAGGCAGGGCTACCTGAGGGAGCAGTGGCAGGCTTGCTTAGGGAAGAGGGAAGTGTGGAGAGTTCCACTCCAGAGGAACCCCAGCACTCAGAAGAAAGTGCTGAAAACAAGGTTGCAGATCTCTTGGAGGAAAAGTTTGTTGACTGCACTGATGGAAGAAGTGATAAAACAACAGGTGACAGAGCTGAAGAAGAAGATGAGGTTGGGAACACAGTTCAGGGTCAGCTGAGGGAAACTGAGTCTGTGGGtttggaggggacagagccatgTGAAAGGGATGTCCCAGAAGAGCCACTTGAAAAGGAAAGTGGAGAACATGAGGCATTCATCCCTCCAGCTTCTTCAGGGAACAGTCTTTCTGCATTCCCAGAGGAACCAAGTACACAAGGTAAAACTGCAGATGAAACTGCTAGAGCTGAGAAGGATGGACAGAAGGAAGAATTGatggaagagctggagaagtGTTCAGGTTCTGCTGAAACAGGAGAGCAAGGTGTGGCATCTGtggaggaggcaggaggctgcattcctgagggaaagggaagtgagctgcagcaggcacagccaggaagaGAGGTTGGGAGAGAGGTGACCACTCAGGAAACCCTTTCAGACCCAAGTCTTTTAGATGATGAGGTTAAGGAGTCAGAATTGGAAACAGGGGATgaggctggggaaggacagaaaaGTAGGACAGAATGGGTAGAAGATTTGAATGCAAAGGTAGAGGTTCAAGCAAGTCAGTGTAGTGAAGAAACAGCAGGTGGTacagaaggagggaaaaatgttCCTTTAGAGGGCGAAGTGCAGAAGGTGGTTAAAGAAGTAGAAGGTGAATCTAAAGAGGAGTCATGTCTAGGTGTTACTGTAACTACTGAAAACAAAGCCAGTcaagaaacactgaaagaaaatgagcaagAGGTAGAGCTTGCAGACCAGCCTGCTGGGGCATTTGCTTCTCAGGAAGGTGCAGATAATGCCCTGGCACATAAACCTGTGCAGAATGACAACATTAGTGAGCAAGTTACACTGGAGGAAGCTGTAAATAATGCCCTGGCACAGAAACCTGTGCAGGATGACAACATTAGTGAGCAGGTTAAACTGGAGGAAGGTCCAGATAATGCCCTGGCTCAGAAACCTGTGCAGGATGAAAACATTAGTGAGCAAGTTACACTGGAGGAAGGTGCAAATAATTCCCTGGCACAGAAACCTGTGCAGGATGAAAACATTAATGAGCAAGTGAAGTTGGAGGAAGATATAAATAACTCCCTGGCACAGAAATCTGTGCAGGATGAAAACGTTAGTGAACAAGTTACACTAGAGAAAGATATAAATAATGCCCTGGCACAGAAACCTGTGCAGGATGACAACATTAGTGAGCAGGTTAAACTGGAGGAAGGTCCAGATAATGCCCTGGCTCAGAAACCTGTGCAGGATGAAAACATTAGTGAGCAAGTGAAGTTGGAGGAAGATATAAATAACTCCCTGGCACAGAAATCTCTGCAGGATGAAAACGTTAGTGAACAAGTTACACTAGAGAAAGATATAAATAATGCCCTGGCACAGAAATCTGTGCAGGATCACAACATTAGTGAACAAGTGAAATTGGAGGACCAAGCAGAGGAAAGCCTGGAAGATGATGGTGATGCATTTGATTTTGATGAAGAGTCGAATCAAATACTAGAATCTGATGAAAAATGGGATGGAGAGAAAGCTGATACACAGGGAGAAGAGGGTGATAGAGCAAATGGTGCTGGCCACTTGGACAAAGCTGGAGAGAGAACAGATAAAATGGAAACCAAAGATGCCTTGACCAAAGGTGAAATCCTGCAGTATAAAAAAGATGAGCCTGAAGAAACAGGGTGCTTGCAAGGGGAAGCATCGAGGAAAACTGATGAGGAGGCTGATGTGGAGGAAGATGAAATCAAAGTATCAGATTCTAGTAAAGTAGGAAAATTGCAGGATCAAGATGTTTTGGAACAGGATTTGGAAAGTGCTTTCATTAAGAGGGCTGAAAGCAGAGAGGATTTGCAGGTCGGTAGAAGGAGTAAGGGTAGATCCAGAGATGACTGTACAATCTCCTGA
- the LRRFIP1 gene encoding leucine-rich repeat flightless-interacting protein 1 isoform X11, producing MDAAADCLSPAAQQQAEARLAAKRAARAEAREIRMKELERQQKEPSEYSCYLGSGSRASSRASSARASPVIEERPEKDFEKGARTVSSLSAATLASLGGTSSRRGSGDTSISADTEASIREIKDIYELKDQIQDVEGKYMQGLKELKDSLAEVEEKYKKAMVSNAQLDNEKTNFMYQVDTLKDALLELEEQLAESRRQYEEKSKEFEREKHAHSILQFQFMEIKEALKQREEMLAEIQQLQQKQQSYVREISDLQETIEWKDKKIGALERQKDFFDSIRNERDLLRDEVLVLKEQLKKHGIIPDSDVATNGETSDILDNEGHLDSSRTGTTQALKTGGEGMLGKANEVEMKNEILEDVGKREILQNTEHEEHKEESEEEEVQTLHAAENAQAEQMVEERDALPTVMLPESRCAEQAQSLTEPVSGSTSSNSDSDTDGLRKVTESRGTAAQQPDSTEAEHHDLSARTNESLELGSLQGHQVFETPQEMFCDSSTEQELGEAAPDQEEQEDLKTSHALSDNEMDEGCDSTSESSDVVSNQAGLPEGAVAGLLREEGSVESSTPEEPQHSEESAENKVADLLEEKFVDCTDGRSDKTTGDRAEEEDEVGNTVQGQLRETESVGLEGTEPCERDVPEEPLEKESGEHEAFIPPASSGNSLSAFPEEPSTQGKTADETARAEKDGQKEELMEELEKCSGSAETGEQGVASVEEAGGCIPEGKGSELQQAQPGREVGREVTTQETLSDPSLLDDEVKESELETGDEAGEGQKSRTEWVEDLNAKVEVQASQCSEETAGGTEGGKNVPLEGEVQKVVKEVEGESKEESCLGVTVTTENKASQETLKENEQEVELADQPAGAFASQEGADNALAHKPVQNDNISEQVTLEEAVNNALAQKPVQDDNISEQVKLEEGPDNALAQKPVQDENISEQVTLEEGANNSLAQKPVQDENINEQVKLEEDINNSLAQKSVQDENVSEQVTLEKDINNALAQKPVQDDNISEQVKLEEGPDNALAQKPVQDENISEQVKLEEDINNSLAQKSLQDENVSEQVTLEKDINNALAQKSVQDHNISEQVKLEDQAEESLEDDGDAFDFDEESNQILESDEKWDGEKADTQGEEGDRANGAGHLDKAGERTDKMETKDALTKGEILQYKKDEPEETGCLQGEASRKTDEEADVEEDEIKVSDSSKVGKLQDQDVLEQDLESAFIKRAESREDLQVGRRSKGRSRDDCTIS from the exons ATTGAGGAAAGGCCAGAAAAAGACTTTGAGAAG gGAGCACGAACCGTCTCAAGTTTATCAGCAGCTACCTTGGCCTCTCTGGGCGGGACTTCTTCACGGAGAGGCAGTGGGGACACCTCCATCTCAGCTGACACAGAGGCATCCATCAGGGAAATCAAG GACATCTATGAGTTAAAGGACCAGATTCAGGATGTAGAAGGCAAATACATGCAGGGGCTGAAAGAACTGAAG GACTCTCTAGCTGAAGTTGAGGAGAAATACAAGAAGGCTATGGTGTCAAATGCTCAGCTGGACAATGAGAAAACCAATTTCATGTACCAAGTGGACACCCTGAAGGATGCACTCTTAGAGTTAGAGGAACAGCTGGCAGAATCCAGGAGGCAATATGAAGAGAAAAGTAAA GAATTTGAGAGGGAGAAGCACGCTCATAGCATATTGCAGTTCCAGTTCATGGAAATCAAAGAGGCTTtgaagcagagagaagaaatgcttgca GAAATCCAACAGCTGCAACAGAAACAGCAGAGCTATGTCAGGGAAATTTCCGATCTTCAGGAGACAATAGAgtggaaagacaaaaaaataggG GCACTAGAGAGGCAGAAAGATTTCTTTGATTCCATAAGGAATGAGCGGGATCTCCTTAGAGACGAAGTGCTTGTGCTGAAGGAGCAACTGAAG AAACATGGAATAATCCCAGACTCTGATGTAGCCACCAACGGGGAGACATCAGACATTCTGGATAACGAAGGACACTTGGATTCATCCCGAACAGGCACCACTCAGGCATTAAAGacaggaggggaggggatgCTAG GCAAAGCCAATGAAGTGGagatgaaaaatgagattttggaggatgtggggaaaagagaaatcttgCAGAATACTGAGCATGAGGAACACAAAGAGGAgtctgaggaggaggaagtaCAGACATTGCATGCTGCTGAAAATGCACAGGCAGAACAAATGGTTGAAGAACGGGACGCCCTGCCAACAGTGATGTTACCAGAGAGTAGGTGTGCAGAGCAAGCCCAAAGCCTCACAGAACCTGTGTCAGGGAGCACTTCTTCaaacagtgacagtgacactgatGGCTTGAGAAAGGTCACAGAGtccaggggcacagcagcccagcagcctgaCAGTACAGAGGCTGAACACCATGACTTGAGTGCAAGGACGAATGAGAGCTTGGAGCTGGGCTCTCTGCAAGGCCACCAGGTTTTTGAGACTCCTCAGGAAATGTTTTGTGACTCAAGTACAGAGCAGGAACTGGGAGAAGCTGCACCCGACCAGGAAGAACAAGAGGATCTTAAAACCAGCCATGCCCTGAGTGATAATGAAATGGATGAAGGATGTGACAGTACCAGTGAGAGCAGTGACGTGGTTTCTAACCAGGCAGGGCTACCTGAGGGAGCAGTGGCAGGCTTGCTTAGGGAAGAGGGAAGTGTGGAGAGTTCCACTCCAGAGGAACCCCAGCACTCAGAAGAAAGTGCTGAAAACAAGGTTGCAGATCTCTTGGAGGAAAAGTTTGTTGACTGCACTGATGGAAGAAGTGATAAAACAACAGGTGACAGAGCTGAAGAAGAAGATGAGGTTGGGAACACAGTTCAGGGTCAGCTGAGGGAAACTGAGTCTGTGGGtttggaggggacagagccatgTGAAAGGGATGTCCCAGAAGAGCCACTTGAAAAGGAAAGTGGAGAACATGAGGCATTCATCCCTCCAGCTTCTTCAGGGAACAGTCTTTCTGCATTCCCAGAGGAACCAAGTACACAAGGTAAAACTGCAGATGAAACTGCTAGAGCTGAGAAGGATGGACAGAAGGAAGAATTGatggaagagctggagaagtGTTCAGGTTCTGCTGAAACAGGAGAGCAAGGTGTGGCATCTGtggaggaggcaggaggctgcattcctgagggaaagggaagtgagctgcagcaggcacagccaggaagaGAGGTTGGGAGAGAGGTGACCACTCAGGAAACCCTTTCAGACCCAAGTCTTTTAGATGATGAGGTTAAGGAGTCAGAATTGGAAACAGGGGATgaggctggggaaggacagaaaaGTAGGACAGAATGGGTAGAAGATTTGAATGCAAAGGTAGAGGTTCAAGCAAGTCAGTGTAGTGAAGAAACAGCAGGTGGTacagaaggagggaaaaatgttCCTTTAGAGGGCGAAGTGCAGAAGGTGGTTAAAGAAGTAGAAGGTGAATCTAAAGAGGAGTCATGTCTAGGTGTTACTGTAACTACTGAAAACAAAGCCAGTcaagaaacactgaaagaaaatgagcaagAGGTAGAGCTTGCAGACCAGCCTGCTGGGGCATTTGCTTCTCAGGAAGGTGCAGATAATGCCCTGGCACATAAACCTGTGCAGAATGACAACATTAGTGAGCAAGTTACACTGGAGGAAGCTGTAAATAATGCCCTGGCACAGAAACCTGTGCAGGATGACAACATTAGTGAGCAGGTTAAACTGGAGGAAGGTCCAGATAATGCCCTGGCTCAGAAACCTGTGCAGGATGAAAACATTAGTGAGCAAGTTACACTGGAGGAAGGTGCAAATAATTCCCTGGCACAGAAACCTGTGCAGGATGAAAACATTAATGAGCAAGTGAAGTTGGAGGAAGATATAAATAACTCCCTGGCACAGAAATCTGTGCAGGATGAAAACGTTAGTGAACAAGTTACACTAGAGAAAGATATAAATAATGCCCTGGCACAGAAACCTGTGCAGGATGACAACATTAGTGAGCAGGTTAAACTGGAGGAAGGTCCAGATAATGCCCTGGCTCAGAAACCTGTGCAGGATGAAAACATTAGTGAGCAAGTGAAGTTGGAGGAAGATATAAATAACTCCCTGGCACAGAAATCTCTGCAGGATGAAAACGTTAGTGAACAAGTTACACTAGAGAAAGATATAAATAATGCCCTGGCACAGAAATCTGTGCAGGATCACAACATTAGTGAACAAGTGAAATTGGAGGACCAAGCAGAGGAAAGCCTGGAAGATGATGGTGATGCATTTGATTTTGATGAAGAGTCGAATCAAATACTAGAATCTGATGAAAAATGGGATGGAGAGAAAGCTGATACACAGGGAGAAGAGGGTGATAGAGCAAATGGTGCTGGCCACTTGGACAAAGCTGGAGAGAGAACAGATAAAATGGAAACCAAAGATGCCTTGACCAAAGGTGAAATCCTGCAGTATAAAAAAGATGAGCCTGAAGAAACAGGGTGCTTGCAAGGGGAAGCATCGAGGAAAACTGATGAGGAGGCTGATGTGGAGGAAGATGAAATCAAAGTATCAGATTCTAGTAAAGTAGGAAAATTGCAGGATCAAGATGTTTTGGAACAGGATTTGGAAAGTGCTTTCATTAAGAGGGCTGAAAGCAGAGAGGATTTGCAGGTCGGTAGAAGGAGTAAGGGTAGATCCAGAGATGACTGTACAATCTCCTGA